From the Salvelinus fontinalis isolate EN_2023a chromosome 35, ASM2944872v1, whole genome shotgun sequence genome, one window contains:
- the LOC129834214 gene encoding uncharacterized protein LOC129834214 isoform X1, whose amino-acid sequence MAETGAEALARMILAKGRIFLVPSTKSFLYQGFSDKQHVVTLLPMETCSCSASDSAQSCVRRLAAVLGIGRSVDSPMPIKLRTRHLAAKRSGHKCAAKEHVQTGAKHQEEQSTVHQQGDLSLSDKHPSRDDELESRVIDFYLQLKRIDLQVEGDVFIVDHFVAGMILHGDKVVMRKNTLSKYVNCRTHSAIVLDPTGSPNAESHMSENLVKHIRWSVPVDPTPPVLGYPSPFKINTWIILPYDGYAHPATIEYLHTKATIGLILCQIDIMSRGVNDLQGIF is encoded by the exons ATGGCAGAAACTGGAGCGGAGGCCTTAGCCAGGATGATTTTGGCAAAAGGACGTATCTTCCTGGTGCCAAGCACCAAATCATTCCTCTACCAGGGCTTCTCAGACAAGCAGCATGTCGTTACTCTGTTGCCAATGGAGACATGCTCCTGCTCTGCATCTGACAGTGCCCAGAGTTGTGTCCGCCGACTGGCAGCTGTACTGGGCATTGGCAGAAGTGTGGACAGTCCTATGCCAATAAAGCTGAGGACAAGGCATCTGGCCGCAAAACGCTCTGGCCATAAGTGTGCCGCCAAGGAGCATGTCCAGACAGGAGCCAAACACCAGGAAGAACAATCAACCGTTCATCAACAG GGTGACCTGTCTCTGTCTGACAAACACCCCAGCAGGGATGACGAATTGGAGAGTAGA GTAATTGACTTCTACCTCCAACTGAAGAGGATTGACCTTCAAGTGGAGGGGGATGTTTTTATTGTGGATCACTTTGTGGCAGGGATGATCCTGCATGGGGATAAGGTGGTGATGCGCAAGAACACCTTGTCAAAG TATGTCAATTGCAGGACCCACTCTGCCATTGTCCTGGACCCTACTGGTTCCCCTAACGCGGAGAGCCATATGAGTGAGAACCTGGTGAAGCACATCAG ATGGAGTGTTCCAGTTGATCCTACACCTCCTGTGCTGGGGTATCCGTCACCATTTAAAATCAACACATGGATAATCCTGCCTTACGATGGATATGCCCACCCTGCCACAATTGAATACCTGCACACCAAGGCTACTATTGGGTTGATACTGTGTCAAATTGATATAATGTCCAGAGGTGTAAATGATTTACAGGGTATATTTTAG
- the LOC129834214 gene encoding uncharacterized protein LOC129834214 isoform X2, producing the protein MAETGAEALARMILAKGRIFLVPSTKSFLYQGFSDKQHVVTLLPMETCSCSASDSAQSCVRRLAAVLGIGRSVDSPMPIKLRTRHLAAKRSGHKCAAKEHVQTGAKHQEEQSTVHQQVIDFYLQLKRIDLQVEGDVFIVDHFVAGMILHGDKVVMRKNTLSKYVNCRTHSAIVLDPTGSPNAESHMSENLVKHIRWSVPVDPTPPVLGYPSPFKINTWIILPYDGYAHPATIEYLHTKATIGLILCQIDIMSRGVNDLQGIF; encoded by the exons ATGGCAGAAACTGGAGCGGAGGCCTTAGCCAGGATGATTTTGGCAAAAGGACGTATCTTCCTGGTGCCAAGCACCAAATCATTCCTCTACCAGGGCTTCTCAGACAAGCAGCATGTCGTTACTCTGTTGCCAATGGAGACATGCTCCTGCTCTGCATCTGACAGTGCCCAGAGTTGTGTCCGCCGACTGGCAGCTGTACTGGGCATTGGCAGAAGTGTGGACAGTCCTATGCCAATAAAGCTGAGGACAAGGCATCTGGCCGCAAAACGCTCTGGCCATAAGTGTGCCGCCAAGGAGCATGTCCAGACAGGAGCCAAACACCAGGAAGAACAATCAACCGTTCATCAACAG GTAATTGACTTCTACCTCCAACTGAAGAGGATTGACCTTCAAGTGGAGGGGGATGTTTTTATTGTGGATCACTTTGTGGCAGGGATGATCCTGCATGGGGATAAGGTGGTGATGCGCAAGAACACCTTGTCAAAG TATGTCAATTGCAGGACCCACTCTGCCATTGTCCTGGACCCTACTGGTTCCCCTAACGCGGAGAGCCATATGAGTGAGAACCTGGTGAAGCACATCAG ATGGAGTGTTCCAGTTGATCCTACACCTCCTGTGCTGGGGTATCCGTCACCATTTAAAATCAACACATGGATAATCCTGCCTTACGATGGATATGCCCACCCTGCCACAATTGAATACCTGCACACCAAGGCTACTATTGGGTTGATACTGTGTCAAATTGATATAATGTCCAGAGGTGTAAATGATTTACAGGGTATATTTTAG
- the LOC129834215 gene encoding CD59 glycoprotein-like, with protein MTNYPGMCLVFCFAIFGLGSAIRCFTCKDNTGSCTNTQDCPSDDACLTLTETGGQINRKCIKGSDCDFNRLAQMFPSVPKFTFDCCSNDLCNGATSIATGKPLLGLLASLAVMWWCMQ; from the exons ATGACTAATTATCCCGGGATGTGCTTAGTGTTCTGTTTTGCAATATTTGGATTGG GCTCTGCCATCCGCTGTTTCACATGCAAGGATAACACAGGGAGCTGCACAAATACACAGGACTGCCCTTCTGACGATGCCTGCCTGACACTGACTGAGACAG GGGGACAGATCAATCGGAAGTGCATCAAGGGCTCTGATTGCGACTTCAATCGATTGGCCCAGATGTTCCCATCTGTACCAAAATTCACCTTTGATTGTTGCTCCAATGACCTATGCAACGGAGCCACATCCATTGCCACTGGCAAGCCCTTGCTGGGCCTTCTTGCCTCATTGGCAGTGATGTGGTGGTGTATGCAGTAA